One segment of Theobroma cacao cultivar B97-61/B2 chromosome 9, Criollo_cocoa_genome_V2, whole genome shotgun sequence DNA contains the following:
- the LOC18590598 gene encoding armadillo repeat-containing protein 7, with product MFTNDQRQGERTGKYGTPRLQYLQELVSQFQNTTDEETKEKIAANLANFAYDPYNYSFLRQLNVLELYLDCLTEPNEKLVEFGIGGICNSCVDPANAAILTQCDGIPLVIQCLSSPVRNTVNYALGALYYLCNKSNREEILKPEVVDVIERYAAAQTVNVSFSNLAKAFLDKHVSKDK from the exons ATGTTTACCAATGATCAAAGGCAGGGAGAAAGAACTGGAAAGTATGGAACTCCAAGGCTGCAATATCTGCAG GAACTGGTGAGTCAGTTTCAGAACACAACTGATGAAG aaacaaaagagaagattGCTGCCAATTTGGCAAACTTTGCTTATGATCCATATAATTATTCATTCTTGCGCCAG CTTAATGTTTTGGAACTCTACCTAGACTGCTTAACAGAACCAAATGAGAAGCTTGTGGAATTTGGAATTGGAGGTATCTGCAATTCTTGTGTCG ATCCAGCAAATGCTGCTATTCTCACTCAGTGTGATGGAATCCCTCTTGTCATTCAGTGTTTGTCAAGCCCAGTCAGAAATACA GTGAATTATGCTCTGGGGGCCCTTTATTATCTTTGTAACAAGTCTAACAGGGAGGAGATTCTAAAGCCTGAAGTGGTTGATGTCATTGAGAGGTATGCTGCAGCTCAAACTGTAAATGTAAGCTTCAGTAATCTGGCCAAGGCATTTCTGGACAAGCATGTCTCTAAGGATAAGTAA